From a region of the Listeria monocytogenes ATCC 19117 genome:
- a CDS encoding NUDIX hydrolase, with protein MYKYTLCFIQRADEILLLNRQKSPWMGSWNGVGGKIEQGETLLESVQREITEETGISSNDYEIRDIGEMKWFVDGENLGGMHLFLANLPDNYVYPTPRATDEGILDFKKRKWILNPENTGVVNNLPYIIKHAPVFPARIEVSTKYHENTLLHINHQSL; from the coding sequence ATGTATAAATATACCCTTTGTTTTATCCAAAGAGCCGATGAAATTCTATTGTTAAATAGACAAAAATCCCCATGGATGGGAAGTTGGAATGGTGTTGGTGGCAAAATTGAGCAAGGGGAAACACTTCTTGAATCGGTCCAACGGGAAATCACAGAAGAGACCGGAATTTCCTCAAATGACTACGAAATTCGTGATATCGGTGAAATGAAATGGTTTGTGGATGGCGAAAATCTGGGAGGTATGCATTTATTTCTGGCCAATCTTCCGGATAATTATGTATATCCAACGCCTCGTGCAACCGATGAAGGAATACTTGATTTTAAAAAAAGAAAATGGATACTTAATCCGGAAAATACAGGTGTAGTGAACAATTTACCTTATATAATCAAACATGCTCCAGTGTTCCCGGCTAGAATAGAAGTTTCAACAAAATATCATGAGAACACATTATTGCATATTAATCATCAATCTTTATAA
- a CDS encoding MucBP domain-containing protein gives MKRKISSIIVVGIMFFQSLTTYPFITEAKENEQKEEINKPSKITKGLTNSLKYTKTILETGDTYDSVFPDSALAKVVAKEATGSENTTQLVTQADLNKIKSLNGYNKGISVLTGIDLLVNVTSISLNNNQVTDISPIDQLPNLVSLSVKNNQISSLILNAQNQLPKLTTIDIENNPDLNTIDIQDQHQLVDVKTSGYTGLRKLTTVIAKNNPELVNLGQYTIRNVYFSQVASLTKVELVNLPKVRKVNLERNSINELKVTDLAIEDLPLGENELTDTVFDNIQNLPNLKTLDLSKNQLEEVVLDKTDVENLPNLMTLNIQQNLAIKLINVQDQPQLVDVKTSDYKELSALTTVIAKNNPELVNLGYPIMQNVYFSQVASLTKVELVNLPKVRKVNLERNSINELKVTDLAIEDLPFGENELTDTVFDNIQNLPNLKTLDLSKNQLEEVVLDKTDVENLPNLMTLNIQQNLAIKLINVQDQPQLVDVKTSDYKELSALTTVIAKNNPELVNLGYPIMQNVYFSQVASLTKVELVNLPKVRKVNLERNSINELKVTDLAIEDLPFGENELTDTVFDNIQNLPNLKTLDLSKNQLEEVVLDKTDVENLPNLMTLNIQQNLAIKLINVQDQPQLVDVKTSDYKELSALTTVIAKNNPELVNLGYPIMQNVYFSQVASLTKVELANLPKVRAVRLERNSINQIELNNLVSVKDVNLNTNKITNDSIEKFKGMPILATLNLNKNQITNINMLDDFPEMTTLNIDLNSVSVLPSNLKTKMPKLSRISALNQTVTLDKAIVVDDSDLIINNEISNFGKLTDPSPISNFGTYANEKITWSSERIKNLTEVSFKFSELINVTGIDGTFSGKVTQPFKKSTTPVINADSEIHYPQGTKKTEAEFLKDIQAQTTDDLSIKSDFEIMVNLKKVGKYTVILNVENMDGIKANPKEVTVYIDAVQGANITVKYEDKSGNKLAENSILTGNVGEEYSSSEKEILGYTLTEIPTKSQGEFSLEEQTVTYIYSKNPVPAKDITVQYTDEDGIELAPTETLSGNVDENYVTTAKTFTGYELIETPSNAEGKFSENAQTVTYVYRAIKADPILAKEVTVNYQDELGAKISETEVLTGEIGETYTTVAKTIDGYTLIKSPINASGIFNENPQTVTYVYQLQNNPITANITVKHLDENNNELAPSEVLSGIVDEAYTTNPKEIKDYSLVKVPTNASGKFTTEAQTVIYHYKKNSIQTSSYITVKYVDETGKELAISEVLNGNINDSYATTAKEIKGYTLVEKPANATGKFTDQDQTIKYVYRANTDEVNLDPDVPARNPNGDIQPMNGAQPPIEVPKSLPKTGSQPANLIFGLGVLLVFLSTQWLHRDKRKKDKFHNC, from the coding sequence ATGAAAAGAAAGATAAGTTCTATCATTGTAGTCGGGATAATGTTCTTTCAATCATTAACTACGTATCCATTTATCACCGAAGCCAAAGAAAATGAACAAAAAGAAGAAATAAATAAACCCTCAAAAATAACTAAGGGATTAACTAATTCCCTAAAATACACTAAGACAATTCTTGAAACAGGGGACACCTATGATAGTGTATTTCCTGACAGTGCTTTAGCTAAAGTAGTTGCTAAAGAAGCAACGGGGTCAGAGAATACAACTCAGCTAGTAACACAAGCAGACCTGAATAAAATCAAATCTCTCAATGGTTATAATAAAGGAATCAGCGTATTAACAGGAATCGATTTGCTAGTCAATGTGACAAGTATAAGCTTGAATAATAATCAAGTAACAGACATTTCTCCAATAGATCAATTACCTAATTTAGTAAGCCTATCGGTAAAAAACAATCAAATTAGCAGTCTTATCTTAAATGCGCAAAATCAACTCCCGAAACTAACAACCATTGATATTGAAAATAATCCTGACCTTAATACTATCGATATCCAAGATCAACACCAATTGGTAGATGTAAAGACATCCGGTTATACAGGATTACGCAAGTTAACAACGGTAATTGCCAAAAACAATCCAGAATTAGTCAATTTAGGCCAATACACTATCCGAAATGTCTACTTTAGCCAAGTAGCAAGTTTAACGAAAGTTGAATTAGTCAATCTCCCTAAGGTAAGAAAAGTAAACCTTGAGAGGAACAGTATTAATGAGCTAAAAGTTACTGATTTGGCCATTGAAGATCTGCCATTAGGAGAAAACGAATTAACAGATACAGTATTTGATAACATCCAAAATCTGCCTAATTTAAAAACGTTAGATCTGTCAAAAAACCAACTAGAAGAAGTTGTGTTAGACAAAACGGATGTAGAAAATCTACCCAATTTGATGACACTAAATATACAGCAAAATTTGGCTATAAAATTGATAAATGTTCAAGACCAACCCCAATTGGTAGATGTAAAGACTTCCGATTATAAAGAATTATCTGCGTTAACAACAGTAATTGCCAAAAATAATCCAGAATTAGTTAATTTAGGTTATCCCATTATGCAAAATGTTTACTTTAGCCAGGTGGCAAGTTTAACGAAAGTTGAATTAGTCAATCTCCCTAAGGTAAGAAAAGTAAACCTTGAGAGGAACAGTATTAATGAGCTAAAAGTTACTGATTTGGCCATTGAAGATCTGCCATTTGGAGAAAACGAATTAACAGATACAGTATTTGATAACATCCAAAATCTGCCTAATTTAAAAACGTTAGATCTGTCAAAAAACCAACTAGAAGAAGTTGTATTAGACAAAACGGATGTAGAAAATCTACCCAATTTGATGACACTAAATATACAGCAAAATTTGGCTATAAAATTGATAAATGTTCAAGACCAACCCCAATTGGTAGATGTAAAGACTTCCGATTATAAAGAATTATCTGCGTTAACAACAGTAATTGCCAAAAATAATCCAGAATTAGTTAATTTAGGTTATCCCATTATGCAAAATGTTTACTTTAGCCAGGTGGCAAGTTTAACGAAAGTTGAATTAGTCAATCTCCCTAAGGTAAGAAAAGTAAACCTTGAGAGGAACAGTATTAATGAGCTAAAAGTTACTGATTTGGCCATTGAAGATCTGCCATTTGGAGAAAACGAATTAACAGATACAGTATTTGATAACATCCAAAATCTGCCTAATTTAAAAACGTTAGATCTGTCAAAAAACCAACTAGAAGAAGTTGTATTAGACAAAACGGATGTAGAAAATCTACCCAATTTGATGACACTAAATATACAACAAAATTTGGCTATAAAATTGATAAATGTTCAAGACCAACCCCAATTGGTAGATGTAAAAACTTCTGATTATAAAGAATTATCTGCGTTAACAACAGTAATTGCCAAAAATAATCCAGAATTAGTTAATTTAGGTTATCCCATTATGCAAAATGTTTACTTTAGCCAGGTGGCAAGTTTAACGAAAGTTGAACTTGCTAACCTTCCAAAAGTAAGAGCAGTTCGATTGGAACGTAATAGCATCAATCAGATTGAACTAAATAATTTAGTTTCAGTAAAAGACGTGAATCTAAATACTAACAAAATAACAAATGATAGTATAGAGAAATTTAAAGGCATGCCTATACTAGCAACTTTAAATTTAAACAAAAACCAAATTACCAATATAAATATGCTTGATGATTTCCCAGAAATGACTACTTTAAATATTGATTTAAACTCCGTCAGTGTTTTACCAAGTAACCTTAAAACAAAGATGCCAAAACTATCGAGAATTAGTGCATTAAATCAAACAGTTACTTTAGATAAAGCAATTGTAGTGGATGATTCCGATTTAATTATTAATAATGAGATTAGTAATTTTGGAAAGTTAACCGATCCAAGCCCAATATCAAATTTTGGAACTTACGCAAATGAAAAAATAACTTGGTCGTCTGAAAGAATTAAAAATTTAACAGAGGTTAGTTTTAAGTTTTCTGAGCTAATTAATGTGACTGGTATAGATGGAACTTTTTCAGGAAAAGTAACACAACCATTTAAAAAATCAACTACACCAGTAATTAATGCAGATTCCGAAATTCATTATCCGCAAGGGACAAAAAAAACAGAAGCAGAGTTTTTAAAGGATATTCAAGCGCAAACAACGGATGATTTATCCATTAAAAGCGATTTTGAAATAATGGTGAATCTCAAGAAAGTAGGAAAATACACAGTAATATTAAACGTAGAGAATATGGATGGAATTAAAGCTAATCCAAAAGAAGTGACTGTTTATATTGATGCTGTACAAGGTGCAAATATAACTGTGAAATATGAAGACAAATCAGGGAATAAACTTGCAGAAAATAGCATATTAACTGGAAATGTCGGTGAAGAATATAGTTCAAGTGAAAAAGAAATTTTAGGTTATACACTAACTGAAATTCCAACAAAATCACAAGGAGAATTTAGTTTAGAAGAACAGACTGTGACATATATCTATTCGAAAAATCCCGTTCCAGCTAAAGACATCACGGTACAATATACCGATGAAGATGGAATAGAACTAGCACCAACCGAAACATTATCAGGTAATGTTGATGAAAATTATGTTACAACAGCGAAGACTTTTACAGGATACGAATTAATTGAAACTCCGAGCAATGCAGAAGGAAAGTTTAGCGAAAATGCACAAACAGTGACCTATGTGTATCGCGCGATTAAAGCAGATCCAATTTTAGCAAAAGAAGTTACGGTGAACTACCAGGACGAATTAGGAGCTAAAATTAGTGAAACGGAAGTATTAACTGGTGAAATTGGTGAAACATACACAACAGTGGCTAAAACAATAGATGGCTATACCTTAATTAAGAGCCCTATTAACGCTAGCGGGATTTTTAACGAAAATCCTCAAACGGTTACCTATGTGTATCAATTACAAAACAACCCAATAACAGCAAATATCACTGTTAAACACTTGGATGAAAACAACAATGAGCTAGCACCGAGTGAGGTACTAAGTGGAATTGTCGATGAAGCATATACAACTAATCCAAAAGAAATAAAAGACTATTCGCTAGTAAAAGTACCAACTAATGCTAGCGGAAAATTCACGACAGAAGCACAAACGGTGATTTATCACTATAAAAAAAACAGTATACAGACATCATCTTATATTACTGTAAAATATGTAGATGAAACAGGGAAAGAGCTGGCCATAAGCGAGGTATTAAACGGAAACATTAATGATTCCTACGCAACTACAGCTAAGGAAATTAAAGGCTACACGCTAGTGGAAAAGCCCGCTAATGCAACTGGTAAATTTACAGATCAGGATCAAACTATAAAATATGTATATCGTGCTAATACAGATGAAGTAAATCTAGACCCAGATGTACCAGCGAGAAATCCCAATGGAGATATTCAACCAATGAATGGTGCCCAACCACCAATTGAGGTTCCAAAATCCCTGCCTAAAACAGGTAGCCAGCCGGCAAATTTGATCTTTGGATTAGGAGTTTTACTAGTGTTTCTTAGTACCCAATGGCTACATCGAGATAAAAGAAAAAAAGATAAATTTCATAACTGCTGA
- a CDS encoding VOC family protein: MTLNVYLNFRTQSRDAIAFYEEIFGTKCTDLMTYGEIESREEPIEDSLKDLVMNASLVMDGVKVMFSDVPKSMPLTFGDNITLVIDTSDEIKLTKQFHQLAEGGNIVMPLGKTFWSEKYGQVTDKFGVGWQLNLS, encoded by the coding sequence ATGACGTTGAATGTTTACTTGAATTTTAGAACACAATCCAGAGATGCTATCGCGTTTTATGAAGAAATTTTTGGAACAAAGTGTACAGATTTGATGACATATGGGGAAATCGAGTCCAGAGAAGAACCTATAGAAGATTCGCTCAAAGATTTAGTGATGAATGCTAGTTTAGTAATGGACGGAGTAAAGGTTATGTTTTCAGATGTTCCAAAGTCTATGCCGCTCACATTCGGAGACAATATAACACTAGTAATTGATACATCTGACGAAATAAAATTAACCAAACAATTCCATCAGCTTGCAGAAGGTGGCAATATTGTCATGCCACTTGGCAAAACATTCTGGTCGGAAAAATATGGGCAAGTGACGGATAAATTCGGCGTCGGTTGGCAGCTTAATTTATCTTAA
- a CDS encoding histidine phosphatase family protein produces MKKTLYLIRHGQTLFNQRKKIQGFCDAPLTELGIKQAKIAGSYFKENNITFDQAYSSTSERASDTLELITDKSYQRLKGLKEWNFGTFEGESEDLNPPLPYGDFFAAYGGEREVDFRDRLVATMERIMSQDNHDTVLAVSHGAACAQFARYWEKTSKIGKVTGLKNCCILKFEYENGRFTLVNFINHDFENGTHMESAK; encoded by the coding sequence ATGAAAAAGACATTGTATTTAATACGCCATGGTCAAACATTATTTAATCAACGTAAAAAAATTCAAGGTTTTTGCGATGCACCACTTACCGAACTCGGGATTAAACAAGCAAAAATCGCTGGTAGTTACTTTAAAGAAAACAATATAACATTCGATCAAGCTTACAGTTCCACATCAGAGCGCGCATCTGACACGTTAGAGCTGATTACGGACAAAAGCTATCAACGGTTGAAAGGTTTGAAAGAATGGAATTTTGGTACTTTTGAAGGCGAGAGCGAAGACCTAAATCCACCGCTACCATATGGAGATTTTTTTGCTGCGTATGGGGGAGAGCGAGAAGTGGATTTCAGAGATCGTTTAGTAGCAACAATGGAACGTATCATGAGCCAAGATAATCATGATACTGTCCTTGCCGTTTCTCACGGAGCTGCCTGTGCCCAATTTGCTAGATATTGGGAAAAAACAAGCAAAATTGGCAAAGTAACAGGACTGAAGAATTGCTGTATTTTAAAGTTTGAATATGAAAATGGCAGATTTACTTTAGTTAATTTTATTAATCATGATTTTGAGAATGGAACGCATATGGAAAGCGCTAAATAA
- a CDS encoding YdeI/OmpD-associated family protein: MAKTELNPKVDAFLSKPSTWQAEFKALREIAITFELEEEFKWGKPCYAINGSNVFLIHGFKNYCALLFMKGALLRDPENILVQQTENVQAARQIRFTNLQEILDQKEFLKAYIQNAIEVEKAGLEVELKPREETPIPEELLAKFEEMRALQTAFEALTPGRQKAYLLYFAAPKQSKTRVSRIEKYEATILDGLGLND; encoded by the coding sequence ATGGCAAAAACCGAATTAAATCCTAAAGTAGATGCGTTTCTAAGTAAACCATCCACTTGGCAAGCTGAATTCAAAGCATTAAGAGAAATAGCAATCACGTTTGAACTAGAAGAAGAATTCAAATGGGGGAAACCTTGTTACGCTATTAATGGCAGCAACGTTTTCTTAATTCATGGTTTTAAAAACTACTGTGCACTACTCTTTATGAAAGGCGCACTACTCCGTGATCCGGAAAACATTTTAGTTCAGCAAACAGAAAATGTGCAAGCTGCCAGACAAATCCGCTTCACAAATTTACAGGAAATTCTTGATCAAAAAGAATTTCTAAAGGCGTATATTCAAAATGCAATTGAAGTAGAAAAAGCTGGGTTAGAAGTGGAACTTAAACCAAGGGAAGAAACGCCTATTCCAGAAGAATTACTCGCTAAATTTGAAGAAATGCGTGCGCTACAAACAGCTTTTGAAGCCTTAACTCCTGGTCGTCAAAAAGCTTACTTGCTCTATTTTGCGGCTCCAAAGCAATCAAAAACGCGTGTTTCGCGCATTGAAAAATACGAAGCAACGATTTTAGATGGATTAGGATTAAACGATTAA
- a CDS encoding DUF3116 family protein codes for MERPDNQLILMVLEVVKNPLYNIKSLTINFLQGDIVGNSTRNELLYCTYWLEFHGFILRDEKGDNQKYYSMTKQGDFLLQKIKNELS; via the coding sequence ATGGAAAGGCCAGATAATCAACTTATTTTAATGGTGTTAGAAGTTGTTAAAAATCCACTTTACAATATAAAATCACTAACAATTAATTTTCTGCAAGGTGACATCGTTGGGAATTCAACAAGAAATGAGTTGTTATACTGCACTTACTGGCTTGAATTTCATGGCTTTATTCTTCGTGACGAAAAAGGGGATAACCAAAAATACTATAGCATGACCAAACAAGGAGATTTTCTACTTCAAAAAATTAAGAATGAACTTTCTTAG
- the dbpA gene encoding ATP-dependent RNA helicase DbpA encodes MNNLKLSEEIKRAINELGYTEATPVQKAVIPVALTGEDIVAKSQTGSGKTAAFAIPIAEQIEWEENKPQALIIVPTRELAMQVKTECTNIGRFKRVKAAAIYGQSPFAKQKLELSQKNHIVVGTPGRLLDHIEKGSLNVDKVAHLVLDEVDEMLSMGFIDQVEDILSRLPKQRQNLFFSATMPEEMQDLIKRYQDDPMVIEMASEKTNPIFHVEMQTDNKEKTLKDVLITENPDSAIIFCNTKNQVDELTDLLDVKVSKIHGGLRQEDRFRAMDDFKSGKSRFLIATDVAGRGIDVDNVSLVINYDLPIEKENYVHRIGRTGRAGKSGKAISFVKTNENPLLRDIEEMLDVTIEKKRKPTVIEVKANEEAFRKKQQKRPTIKKARGEKLNKNIMKLYFNGGKKKKIRAVDFVGTISKLEGITAEDIGIITIEDHVSFVEILNGKGPAVLEMMRSRKVKGRRLKVNEARKR; translated from the coding sequence ATGAATAATTTAAAATTAAGTGAAGAAATTAAAAGAGCGATTAATGAACTAGGATATACAGAAGCAACACCCGTTCAAAAAGCGGTAATTCCAGTTGCCTTAACAGGAGAAGATATTGTTGCTAAATCACAAACTGGTAGTGGGAAAACAGCAGCATTCGCTATTCCCATTGCAGAACAGATTGAATGGGAAGAAAATAAGCCACAAGCACTAATCATCGTTCCAACACGAGAACTTGCAATGCAAGTCAAGACAGAATGTACGAATATTGGACGATTTAAACGTGTCAAAGCTGCAGCAATATACGGACAATCACCATTTGCGAAACAAAAATTAGAACTAAGCCAAAAAAATCATATCGTCGTTGGTACGCCAGGTCGCCTACTGGACCATATTGAAAAAGGATCACTGAATGTCGACAAGGTTGCCCATTTAGTTTTAGATGAAGTAGATGAAATGTTAAGCATGGGATTTATTGATCAAGTCGAAGATATTCTTAGCCGTTTACCAAAACAGCGCCAAAATCTATTTTTCTCAGCAACTATGCCAGAAGAAATGCAAGATTTGATTAAACGCTACCAAGATGATCCAATGGTAATCGAAATGGCATCGGAAAAAACAAACCCTATCTTCCACGTGGAGATGCAAACAGATAATAAAGAAAAAACGCTAAAAGATGTTTTGATTACAGAAAATCCGGATAGCGCAATAATATTTTGCAATACGAAAAATCAAGTCGATGAACTCACCGATTTACTTGATGTAAAAGTTAGTAAAATTCATGGGGGTTTAAGACAAGAAGACCGTTTCCGAGCAATGGATGATTTTAAAAGTGGCAAATCCCGTTTCTTAATTGCGACAGATGTGGCAGGGCGCGGAATAGATGTGGATAATGTATCGTTAGTCATTAACTACGATTTACCAATTGAAAAAGAAAATTATGTACATCGTATCGGTCGTACTGGTCGCGCTGGCAAAAGTGGTAAAGCTATTAGTTTCGTGAAAACAAATGAAAATCCACTTTTGCGTGACATAGAAGAAATGCTCGATGTTACAATCGAAAAAAAACGTAAACCGACAGTGATAGAAGTGAAAGCTAACGAAGAAGCTTTCCGCAAAAAACAACAAAAGCGCCCAACAATCAAAAAAGCTCGTGGGGAAAAATTAAATAAAAACATTATGAAACTGTATTTTAATGGTGGAAAAAAGAAAAAAATTCGTGCAGTAGATTTTGTTGGAACTATTTCTAAATTAGAAGGAATTACGGCCGAAGATATCGGAATTATTACGATTGAAGACCATGTTTCTTTTGTTGAAATTTTAAATGGAAAAGGTCCGGCAGTACTGGAAATGATGCGCTCTCGTAAAGTAAAAGGTAGACGCCTGAAAGTAAACGAGGCCAGAAAACGATAA
- a CDS encoding MFS transporter gives MKEKLFNKGFVLITLINFVVYLVYYLLMVIIAVIAQEELNASLGEAGFASGIYIIGTLLARLYMGKKLELFGRKRVLRFGILFFLVTTMAYLYMPTIAIMFIIRFLNGFAYGTTSTATNAIVTAYIPNSRNGEGINYYGLSTSLAAAIGPFIGMILLSKTSFYTIIIFSTVIVLLTALLCFYLPVKNIVLTTEHRKALQTWTVKSFIEYKVIPITFIAFLMGISYSSVLTFLASYAREINLVSAGTFFFVVYALVITLTRPMSGKLFDAKGEKYVMYPSYLFLAVGLVVLSTATSSLVLLISGGLIGLGYGTFMSNGQAVCLKVCEPHRIGIGLSTYFIGLDLGLGIGPYIMGEIHHVLSFQGIYIIAGAIAFICVFIYMFLSRKKVSSGAQEQLKGSEEV, from the coding sequence ATGAAAGAAAAATTATTTAACAAGGGTTTTGTCTTAATAACATTGATTAACTTTGTCGTTTATCTCGTTTATTATTTGCTAATGGTTATTATTGCCGTTATTGCTCAAGAAGAGTTGAACGCGTCTCTTGGTGAAGCCGGATTTGCGTCTGGGATTTATATTATCGGGACGCTCCTCGCACGACTTTACATGGGGAAAAAGCTGGAACTATTTGGTCGTAAGCGGGTTTTAAGATTTGGGATTTTATTTTTCTTAGTAACGACGATGGCTTACTTATACATGCCAACGATTGCCATTATGTTTATTATTCGTTTTTTAAATGGATTCGCATACGGAACAACTTCAACTGCTACCAATGCGATTGTCACAGCTTATATTCCTAATTCTAGAAACGGAGAAGGGATTAATTATTATGGCCTCAGCACAAGTCTCGCAGCTGCGATTGGACCGTTCATCGGAATGATTTTACTTAGCAAAACGAGCTTTTATACGATTATTATTTTCTCCACGGTTATTGTCTTATTAACTGCGCTACTTTGCTTCTATTTACCCGTGAAAAATATTGTTTTAACAACCGAACACCGGAAGGCCTTACAAACTTGGACCGTCAAAAGTTTTATTGAATATAAAGTTATTCCAATAACATTTATTGCCTTCTTAATGGGGATTTCTTATTCCAGTGTGCTTACATTCCTTGCTTCCTATGCTAGAGAAATTAATTTAGTGAGTGCTGGAACGTTCTTCTTTGTTGTCTATGCATTAGTTATTACCCTAACTCGCCCAATGTCTGGAAAACTTTTCGATGCAAAAGGCGAAAAATATGTGATGTATCCGAGTTATCTCTTTTTAGCAGTTGGATTAGTGGTCCTTAGTACAGCAACATCAAGTCTCGTGCTACTTATTTCAGGCGGACTCATCGGCTTAGGTTATGGAACGTTTATGTCGAATGGCCAAGCTGTCTGTTTAAAAGTATGTGAACCTCACCGTATTGGGATTGGCCTATCTACCTACTTTATCGGGCTTGATTTAGGACTTGGTATTGGGCCTTATATTATGGGTGAAATTCATCATGTGCTTTCATTCCAAGGTATTTACATTATTGCCGGTGCTATCGCATTTATTTGCGTATTCATCTATATGTTTTTATCCAGAAAAAAAGTGTCTAGTGGTGCACAGGAACAACTAAAAGGGAGTGAAGAAGTATGA
- a CDS encoding DUF1254 domain-containing protein, with the protein MKKMLPESKVEAIRKEGFLNRAVEAYRFFYPTVSNVSNFKALNDLGITENHDFIIQLTTPDLNVLTQNSDTPYCLGTGNTENGPVVIELPQGAIVGVADDINFKFITNMGLTGDEQGKGAKYLYLPPNYDGDIPEGYIVRKPSSYRFLICLRAMVHQASDYEKAFELLKKVKFYPLEEKDNNPTSTFHDFSHRKAISTPYYVEGKFDYWEVIKWALDNDETDPEYYQMYGLLKAIGLAPNKEFNPDPDKKALLIEAAEKADKMMFVNSFNTDDPAAIVWPGKNWEWAVYGENNDFYEKTYLNLPVRERWFYQATLETHMMFMHKVGFGSVYMLGVKDKEGNYLDGGKSYTLKVPTPVPTSIFWSVTVYEMDTRSEIVTEQFMPALNSIKDTFEVDADGNTTLYFGPNPPEDESLPWIQTVPDANWFTYFRIYGPTEPAFDSSWQLDDFEEVK; encoded by the coding sequence ATGAAAAAAATGCTACCTGAGAGTAAAGTAGAGGCAATTAGAAAAGAAGGATTTTTAAATCGAGCTGTTGAGGCATATCGATTTTTCTATCCAACTGTGTCCAATGTGTCTAATTTTAAAGCATTGAATGACTTAGGGATTACAGAAAATCACGATTTCATTATTCAACTCACAACGCCTGATTTAAATGTATTGACGCAAAACTCAGATACACCATATTGCCTTGGAACGGGAAACACCGAGAATGGTCCAGTTGTTATCGAGTTGCCACAAGGCGCTATCGTTGGTGTGGCTGACGATATTAATTTTAAATTTATTACGAATATGGGATTAACAGGGGACGAGCAAGGGAAAGGTGCGAAATATTTATACTTACCACCTAATTATGATGGAGATATCCCAGAAGGCTACATAGTACGCAAACCTTCAAGCTATCGTTTCCTCATTTGTTTACGAGCGATGGTTCACCAAGCAAGTGATTATGAAAAAGCATTTGAACTCCTGAAAAAAGTGAAATTCTATCCATTAGAAGAAAAAGATAATAATCCAACCAGTACATTCCATGATTTTTCGCATCGAAAAGCGATTTCGACACCATATTATGTCGAAGGAAAATTTGACTATTGGGAAGTAATTAAATGGGCGCTGGATAATGATGAAACAGATCCAGAATATTACCAAATGTATGGCTTACTAAAAGCAATTGGTTTAGCTCCAAATAAAGAATTTAATCCTGATCCAGATAAAAAAGCTTTATTAATAGAAGCTGCCGAGAAAGCAGACAAAATGATGTTTGTGAATTCCTTTAATACAGATGATCCAGCTGCTATTGTTTGGCCAGGAAAGAACTGGGAATGGGCTGTCTATGGTGAGAATAATGACTTCTATGAAAAAACGTATTTAAATCTTCCGGTAAGAGAGCGTTGGTTCTATCAAGCGACACTCGAAACACATATGATGTTTATGCATAAAGTCGGATTTGGTTCCGTTTATATGCTTGGAGTGAAAGATAAAGAAGGAAACTATCTGGATGGGGGCAAAAGTTATACATTAAAAGTGCCAACACCAGTGCCAACGAGTATTTTCTGGTCGGTAACGGTTTATGAGATGGATACTCGTTCGGAAATTGTCACAGAGCAATTTATGCCTGCGCTTAACTCCATCAAAGATACGTTTGAAGTAGATGCTGACGGTAATACAACACTTTACTTTGGGCCAAATCCTCCAGAAGATGAGTCGCTTCCATGGATTCAAACTGTTCCAGATGCCAATTGGTTCACGTATTTCCGTATTTACGGACCAACCGAACCAGCCTTTGATAGCAGTTGGCAATTAGATGATTTTGAAGAAGTAAAATAA